A window from Candidatus Omnitrophota bacterium encodes these proteins:
- the gltX gene encoding glutamate--tRNA ligase, giving the protein MIKVRFAPSPTGNLHIGGARTCLFNWLFARHHQGKFILRIEDTDKARSKEEYLKEILDSLKWLGLEWDEGPYFQSERIELYHRYAQDILKRNLAYEEEGAIIFRVLPETVAIEDLIHGKIVFDTQQIKDQVLIKRDGLPTYNFACVVDDALMGITHVIRGDDHISNTPKQILLYNALGFKAPQFAHIPLILDEDRSRMSKRKGAVAISDYRKAGYLPEALVNYLALLGWSPGENQEIISLKKMIEKFSLDKVNKTAAAFSDEKLDWINSQYIRMLDIDKLSVLLKKRLEEEGWIKEGFNDQWFKGLVSLLHKRIKTLGDFIEQTRFIFEDEIEYDSVAVAQFLTNKPYLSQGINELIRRIEEMPVFDVKNIETLLRSIAEELKISAKDFILPVRVAITGKSVSPPLFESIYFLGKEKVIKKLEYALRKFLH; this is encoded by the coding sequence ATGATAAAAGTACGTTTTGCTCCCAGTCCTACAGGAAATTTACATATTGGCGGGGCAAGAACCTGTCTTTTTAACTGGCTTTTTGCTCGGCATCATCAGGGTAAATTCATTCTGCGTATTGAGGATACCGATAAAGCACGTTCTAAAGAAGAATATCTAAAGGAAATATTAGATAGTTTAAAATGGTTGGGCCTTGAATGGGACGAAGGTCCTTATTTTCAATCGGAGCGCATAGAGTTATATCATAGATATGCTCAAGATATTCTTAAGCGTAATTTAGCTTATGAGGAGGAGGGAGCGATTATTTTTAGAGTTTTGCCGGAAACCGTTGCTATCGAAGATTTGATTCATGGGAAGATTGTTTTTGACACCCAGCAGATAAAAGACCAGGTTTTAATTAAAAGAGACGGACTGCCTACCTATAATTTTGCTTGTGTAGTTGACGATGCTCTTATGGGTATAACCCATGTTATACGGGGAGATGACCATATTTCCAACACTCCCAAACAGATTCTTTTATACAATGCTTTAGGTTTTAAGGCTCCTCAGTTTGCGCATATTCCTTTGATTCTTGATGAAGACCGCTCGCGCATGTCAAAACGTAAAGGCGCAGTGGCGATTTCTGATTATCGTAAAGCGGGTTATCTTCCCGAAGCCTTAGTTAATTATCTTGCGCTCTTAGGTTGGTCTCCGGGAGAGAACCAAGAGATAATTTCTCTTAAGAAAATGATTGAGAAGTTTTCTCTGGATAAGGTTAATAAAACTGCCGCTGCCTTTAGCGATGAGAAACTTGATTGGATAAATAGCCAATATATTCGGATGTTGGATATAGATAAACTTTCTGTTTTGCTTAAGAAGCGCCTGGAAGAGGAGGGCTGGATTAAGGAAGGATTTAATGACCAGTGGTTTAAGGGGTTAGTCTCTTTATTGCATAAAAGAATAAAGACGCTTGGTGATTTTATTGAACAGACCCGTTTTATTTTTGAGGACGAGATTGAATACGATTCTGTGGCAGTTGCGCAGTTTCTCACTAATAAACCCTACCTCTCCCAGGGGATAAACGAGCTCATTCGGAGGATAGAAGAAATGCCTGTTTTTGATGTTAAGAATATTGAGACGCTTTTGCGTTCGATTGCTGAAGAATTGAAAATATCTGCAAAAGATTTTATTCTGCCGGTGCGTGTCGCTATTACAGGTAAAAGTGTTTCCCCGCCTTTATTTGAATCTATCTACTTTCTGGGGAAGGAGAAGGTTATTAAAAAGTTGGAATATGCCTTGCGTAAGTTTTTGCATTAG
- a CDS encoding 2-oxoacid:acceptor oxidoreductase family protein: MKEELICAGFGGQGIMVLGKFLAQAIMKEGKFFVTWMPSYGAEVRGGTAHSMVVISDKEIASPLVTHPTTAIVMNQPSLDKFLPKTKDLIISNSTLAVCREIPGNLEILEIPATEMATDLGDVRVANTIVLGAYLKKKKVALLSTIAEVFRELFSGEVLKLNERALNLGFSFR; encoded by the coding sequence ATGAAAGAAGAGCTTATCTGTGCGGGATTTGGTGGCCAGGGTATAATGGTTTTGGGCAAATTTCTCGCTCAGGCAATAATGAAAGAAGGAAAATTTTTTGTAACCTGGATGCCTTCTTATGGTGCAGAAGTGCGTGGAGGGACTGCCCATTCCATGGTAGTCATTTCCGATAAGGAAATTGCCTCACCGTTGGTAACTCATCCCACCACTGCGATTGTGATGAATCAGCCGTCTCTGGATAAATTTTTACCCAAGACAAAAGATTTGATAATTTCCAACTCGACTTTGGCAGTTTGCCGTGAAATTCCCGGCAATTTAGAAATCTTAGAAATTCCTGCTACAGAAATGGCTACTGATTTAGGTGATGTACGTGTAGCAAATACTATCGTTTTAGGTGCATATTTGAAGAAAAAAAAGGTTGCTCTTTTAAGCACAATCGCCGAAGTTTTTAGGGAATTATTCTCGGGAGAAGTGCTTAAGTTAAACGAAAGAGCTTTGAACTTAGGTTTTTCTTTTAGATAA
- a CDS encoding thiamine pyrophosphate-dependent enzyme, whose product MKIKSKTNSPAQTDGTLKKVFSRPESMRDVAMHYCSGCGHGIVHRLICEVIDELGIRERTIGVAPVGCAVLAYDYWDFDTTEAAHGRAPAVATGIKRLLPDRIVFTYQGDGDLAAIGTAEIIHAANRGENITVIFVNNGVYGMTGGQMAPTTLLGQKTATTPWGREVSRDGFPLKISELLSLLPAVVYIERTTVNKAKNILITKGAIKRAFQNQIENKGFSLIEILSPCPTYWHMSPLEAGQWIDAEMVKHYPLGIIKSNC is encoded by the coding sequence ATGAAGATAAAGAGTAAAACAAATTCTCCAGCCCAAACGGATGGAACCTTAAAAAAGGTTTTTAGTCGTCCTGAGAGTATGCGGGATGTGGCGATGCACTATTGCTCTGGTTGCGGTCACGGTATTGTGCACCGTTTGATTTGTGAGGTGATAGATGAATTGGGAATTAGAGAAAGAACCATTGGGGTTGCTCCTGTAGGTTGCGCGGTGCTTGCCTACGACTACTGGGATTTTGACACTACTGAAGCTGCGCACGGACGGGCTCCGGCGGTAGCTACGGGAATAAAACGCCTGCTTCCCGATAGAATTGTATTTACCTATCAAGGGGATGGAGATTTGGCTGCAATTGGAACCGCGGAAATCATTCATGCGGCTAACCGGGGAGAAAATATCACCGTCATTTTTGTAAACAACGGTGTCTATGGAATGACCGGTGGGCAGATGGCTCCCACCACTCTATTGGGACAGAAGACTGCTACCACTCCTTGGGGCAGAGAGGTAAGTAGAGATGGATTTCCTTTAAAAATTTCCGAACTACTTTCTTTGTTACCAGCGGTGGTTTACATCGAGAGAACAACTGTAAATAAGGCAAAAAATATTTTAATAACTAAAGGAGCAATTAAGAGGGCATTTCAAAATCAGATAGAGAATAAAGGGTTTTCCTTAATTGAGATTCTTTCTCCCTGTCCGACTTACTGGCATATGTCTCCCCTGGAAGCAGGGCAATGGATAGATGCGGAGATGGTAAAGCACTATCCTCTGGGAATAATTAAAAGTAATTGCTAA
- a CDS encoding 3-methyl-2-oxobutanoate dehydrogenase subunit VorB has protein sequence MDNKDKILMCGNEAIGEGAVQAGCQFYAGYPITPQNELTAYMAKRMYEEKRIFIQSESELSAINMVFGASLVGARAMTTSSSPGISLKQEGISYLVGCELPAVIVNIMRGGPGLGNIAPSQADYFQATRGGGHGDYKTIVLAPSSVQEAFDLTMLAFDLADSYRNPVIVLGDGFLGQMMEPITKVQSVKCKVRNYSKDWILTGCKGRKPRMIRSLFLGEGELEEHNLKLQEKFNRIKNREGRFETFYLEDAEFILVAFGTVSRICKAAVSKLRDSGKKVGLIRPITLWPFPEEIIKETAKRLKGILVVEMNAGQMFEDVRLVVEGNCPVFFYGRMGGGVPTEEEIEHKLISLAV, from the coding sequence ATGGACAATAAAGATAAAATTCTGATGTGCGGGAATGAGGCAATTGGAGAAGGTGCAGTCCAGGCGGGTTGTCAGTTTTATGCTGGGTATCCCATTACGCCTCAAAATGAGTTGACTGCTTATATGGCTAAGCGAATGTATGAAGAGAAAAGAATATTTATTCAGTCTGAAAGTGAACTCTCAGCCATAAATATGGTTTTTGGAGCATCTCTTGTAGGAGCAAGAGCTATGACTACTTCTTCAAGCCCCGGAATTAGTTTAAAACAGGAGGGCATTTCCTATCTGGTAGGATGCGAACTACCCGCAGTAATTGTAAACATTATGCGTGGAGGTCCAGGACTGGGGAATATTGCTCCTAGCCAAGCAGATTATTTTCAAGCGACCAGAGGAGGTGGACACGGCGATTATAAAACCATAGTGCTTGCTCCTTCGTCGGTGCAAGAGGCTTTTGATTTAACAATGTTAGCTTTTGACTTAGCGGATTCATATCGCAATCCCGTTATAGTCTTGGGAGATGGATTCTTGGGGCAGATGATGGAGCCAATAACAAAAGTACAAAGTGTAAAGTGCAAGGTGCGAAATTATTCTAAGGATTGGATATTGACGGGGTGTAAGGGAAGAAAGCCGCGTATGATTCGTTCTCTATTTTTAGGCGAAGGAGAATTGGAAGAGCATAACCTAAAACTCCAGGAGAAATTTAATAGAATAAAAAATCGAGAAGGGCGCTTTGAAACATTTTATTTAGAAGATGCAGAATTTATTTTAGTTGCCTTTGGTACGGTGAGTCGGATATGTAAAGCAGCGGTGAGTAAGCTTCGTGATTCGGGCAAGAAAGTGGGGCTTATTCGTCCGATTACCCTCTGGCCGTTTCCCGAAGAGATTATTAAAGAAACAGCAAAAAGATTAAAGGGAATCCTTGTAGTAGAAATGAATGCGGGTCAGATGTTTGAAGATGTAAGATTAGTAGTGGAAGGGAATTGTCCTGTTTTCTTTTATGGGAGAATGGGAGGAGGAGTTCCTACAGAAGAGGAAATCGAGCATAAGTTGATTAGTTTAGCGGTTTAA
- a CDS encoding 4Fe-4S dicluster domain-containing protein produces MRKMAYIRINKERCKGCLLCSFNCPKKLIVQDKDLNLRGVRVVSFRDKNKECRGCAFCALVCPDVCIEVYK; encoded by the coding sequence ATGAGAAAAATGGCATATATCAGGATAAATAAAGAAAGATGTAAAGGTTGTTTGCTTTGTTCATTTAATTGTCCTAAAAAGTTGATTGTTCAGGATAAGGATTTGAATTTACGTGGGGTGCGGGTAGTGAGTTTTAGAGATAAGAATAAAGAATGCAGGGGATGCGCTTTTTGTGCCCTTGTTTGTCCGGATGTCTGTATTGAAGTATACAAATAA
- the dxs gene encoding 1-deoxy-D-xylulose-5-phosphate synthase, whose translation MGFLQNIKNPQDLKKLSFKELVILAQEIREKIIEVVSLRGGHLSSSLGTVELIITLHYILNTPEDKIVWDVGHQAYAHKLITGRLFSFDTLRKFGGLSGFPNVEESSYDMFTVGHGSTAISQALGMVCARDLRGTNEKIVAVIGDGSLQGGMAFEALNQAGHLQKDILVILNDNEWFISPGIGAMSKYLNRILTNPIYNRIHKDVENLMRKVPRFGFRAYLSARKLEKSLKNLLVPGIIFEELGFRYFGPLDGHNFQALIPTLKSILEMKGPRIVHVVTKKGKGFRYAEENPAYFHSAPPFDVKTGVALIEKEKNFTTTFGEKILELAEKNPRVVAITAAMTDGTGLSGFAQRFPSRFFDVGMAEQHAVTFAGGLAKGGFIPVVAIYSTFLQRAYDQIIHDVCLQKLPVVFCLDRAGIVGEDGPTHHGVFDLSYLLHIPNMVVMAPKDFKELSEMLELAVGSKRTMAIRYPKGGIIFSREHLAGNQEITLGKAEILKEGRDLAILAVGSMVYPAWEAARMLLEEGVEAEVVNMRFIKPLDKDLLRSLTKKINHFVTVEENSLVGGFGAQVLSFFEEIGISGNKTLTLGLPDRFITHGRREEILEIYGLSPKRIKETVLSWLRGINRLYINEKNGIYQDK comes from the coding sequence GTGGGTTTTCTTCAGAACATTAAAAATCCTCAAGACCTTAAGAAACTTTCCTTCAAAGAATTGGTAATTCTTGCTCAAGAAATAAGAGAGAAAATTATAGAGGTTGTTTCGCTCAGAGGGGGGCATCTTTCTTCAAGTTTAGGAACAGTGGAATTGATTATTACCCTCCATTATATTCTGAATACTCCGGAAGATAAAATTGTTTGGGATGTAGGACACCAAGCCTATGCGCACAAACTTATTACTGGACGCCTCTTTTCTTTTGACACCCTAAGGAAATTTGGAGGATTGAGTGGTTTTCCTAACGTTGAGGAAAGTTCCTACGATATGTTTACGGTAGGACACGGTTCTACCGCCATTTCTCAAGCGCTCGGCATGGTTTGTGCCAGAGATTTGCGCGGAACCAATGAGAAAATTGTTGCGGTAATAGGTGATGGCTCGCTCCAGGGAGGGATGGCTTTTGAAGCATTAAATCAAGCAGGACATCTTCAAAAAGACATTCTGGTAATTCTTAACGATAATGAATGGTTTATTTCCCCGGGTATTGGAGCGATGAGCAAGTATCTCAATCGTATTTTAACCAACCCTATTTACAATCGTATTCATAAAGATGTAGAGAATTTAATGAGAAAGGTTCCCCGTTTTGGTTTCCGTGCTTATTTATCGGCAAGAAAATTAGAGAAGAGTTTAAAAAATCTTCTTGTCCCAGGAATCATCTTTGAAGAATTAGGATTTCGTTATTTTGGGCCTCTGGATGGGCATAACTTTCAGGCACTCATTCCTACCTTAAAGAGTATTCTGGAAATGAAAGGTCCGCGTATTGTCCATGTGGTAACAAAAAAAGGTAAGGGATTTAGGTACGCTGAAGAAAATCCTGCTTATTTTCATAGTGCTCCTCCTTTTGATGTCAAGACAGGAGTGGCCCTCATTGAGAAAGAAAAAAACTTTACCACGACTTTTGGAGAGAAAATATTAGAATTGGCAGAAAAGAATCCCAGAGTGGTAGCAATTACTGCTGCCATGACTGATGGAACCGGTTTAAGCGGTTTTGCGCAAAGATTTCCTTCAAGATTTTTTGATGTAGGAATGGCAGAGCAACATGCGGTAACTTTTGCGGGAGGGTTAGCAAAAGGAGGATTTATTCCGGTAGTTGCGATTTATTCAACCTTTCTTCAGCGTGCTTATGACCAGATAATTCACGACGTTTGTCTACAGAAACTTCCCGTGGTTTTTTGTCTTGACCGCGCAGGTATAGTAGGAGAAGATGGACCTACTCACCACGGTGTATTTGATCTTTCCTATTTGCTGCACATACCCAATATGGTGGTCATGGCGCCCAAGGATTTTAAAGAACTTTCTGAGATGCTAGAACTTGCTGTGGGGAGTAAGAGAACGATGGCAATTAGATATCCCAAAGGAGGAATAATTTTTTCTCGGGAGCACTTAGCGGGTAACCAGGAAATAACGCTGGGCAAGGCAGAAATTTTGAAAGAAGGAAGAGATTTGGCGATTCTTGCTGTTGGCAGCATGGTTTATCCTGCTTGGGAAGCAGCAAGGATGCTTTTAGAAGAAGGGGTGGAGGCAGAAGTGGTTAATATGCGTTTTATCAAGCCGTTGGATAAAGATTTGTTAAGGAGTTTAACCAAAAAAATCAATCATTTTGTGACGGTGGAGGAAAATTCTTTGGTAGGAGGTTTTGGGGCGCAAGTTTTATCCTTTTTTGAAGAGATAGGTATTTCGGGCAATAAGACTCTTACCCTTGGTTTGCCCGACAGATTTATTACCCACGGGAGGCGAGAAGAAATTTTAGAAATTTATGGGCTTTCTCCAAAGAGGATTAAGGAAACAGTTCTTTCCTGGCTAAGAGGAATTAATCGTTTATATATAAATGAGAAAAATGGCATATATCAGGATAAATAA
- a CDS encoding TIGR00282 family metallophosphoesterase, whose protein sequence is MKILFLGDIVGRPGREAIRQLLPRIKEEEDIDFSIANAENSAGGSGVTEEIINQLLGTGLDCLTSGDHIWRKKEVYKVINNQPRLLKPANYPEITPGKGSGIFLSESGIKIGVLNLQGRVFMEALDCPFRSAMREIEKLLKETPLIVVDFHAEATSEKEAMGWYLDGTVSAVIGTHTHVPTADDKILPKGTAYISDVGMVGPRYSILGRNPAQIIERFITQMPTRFDIADGEVELQGVVVDIDEHNGKANSIKRISRSINFLDLEKR, encoded by the coding sequence ATGAAGATATTATTTCTTGGTGACATTGTGGGAAGACCGGGTAGAGAGGCAATTAGGCAGTTGCTACCTCGGATAAAAGAAGAAGAGGATATTGATTTTAGCATTGCTAATGCCGAGAATTCTGCAGGTGGTTCGGGAGTAACCGAAGAGATTATAAATCAGCTTCTTGGTACGGGTTTAGACTGTCTTACCTCAGGCGACCATATCTGGAGGAAGAAGGAGGTCTATAAAGTAATCAATAACCAACCGCGTTTACTTAAACCTGCTAATTACCCCGAGATAACCCCTGGTAAAGGAAGCGGTATTTTTCTCAGTGAGAGCGGTATTAAAATTGGTGTGCTTAATCTCCAAGGAAGGGTTTTTATGGAAGCTTTGGATTGTCCTTTTCGTTCGGCTATGCGAGAGATAGAAAAACTGCTTAAAGAAACACCACTTATTGTTGTAGATTTTCATGCCGAGGCAACTTCGGAAAAGGAAGCAATGGGATGGTACCTTGATGGAACAGTTTCAGCAGTGATTGGTACCCACACCCATGTTCCTACAGCGGACGATAAAATCTTACCAAAAGGAACTGCCTATATTTCCGATGTGGGGATGGTTGGTCCAAGGTATTCTATTTTAGGAAGGAACCCTGCACAGATTATAGAGAGGTTCATTACCCAGATGCCTACACGTTTTGATATTGCAGATGGGGAGGTAGAATTGCAGGGGGTTGTGGTTGATATAGATGAACATAACGGTAAAGCCAATTCCATAAAAAGGATAAGCCGAAGTATAAATTTTTTAGATTTAGAAAAGAGGTAG
- the rny gene encoding ribonuclease Y has product MNIFSLKLEAILVVILAMGLSFYLGYLIRKFMAERKVKKAEEIAHNIVEEAKKQIEAKRKESEVEAKELLHKMRQEFERETRERRQELQNLEKRMLQREENLDKKVDLLDRKEKELSQKEQAVAQKEARLKEKDEELERLIAQEKEQLQRISNLTPEQAKELLLQRIEQEVRKEASLMIKKIEDEAREEAEKKAKEIITMAIQRCAAEHTVETTISVVSLPSDEMKGRIIGREGRNIHAFETATGVDVIIDDTPEAVTLSGFDPVRREIARVTLERLIEDGRIHPARIEEVVAKVRKEMEESIQEEGKNVAMDLGIHNLHPELVKLLGRLKYRSSYGQNVLQHSKEVAYLMGVMASQLGLDFHLARRIGLLHDIGKAVDHEVEGTHPQIGMDLAKKYGEQDVVVQAIGAHHEDIEQRSIYAVLAQAADAVSSSRPGARRETLEAYIKRLDKLEAIADSFPGVEKAFAIQAGREIRVMVYPDKISDSETIALAREIKKKIEESLDYPGQIKIVIIRETRAVEYAK; this is encoded by the coding sequence ATGAATATCTTCTCACTTAAGTTAGAGGCGATACTTGTGGTTATTTTGGCTATGGGATTGTCATTTTATTTGGGTTATTTAATCCGTAAATTTATGGCGGAGAGAAAGGTTAAGAAAGCGGAGGAGATAGCGCATAATATTGTTGAAGAGGCCAAAAAACAGATAGAAGCAAAACGGAAAGAATCAGAAGTTGAAGCCAAAGAATTGCTTCATAAAATGCGTCAGGAGTTTGAGCGTGAGACCCGTGAGCGCCGACAAGAATTGCAGAATTTAGAAAAGAGAATGCTTCAGAGAGAAGAGAATCTTGATAAAAAAGTAGACCTTCTTGACCGGAAAGAGAAAGAACTTAGTCAGAAAGAACAGGCAGTTGCTCAGAAAGAGGCGCGTCTGAAAGAAAAAGATGAAGAGTTGGAACGTTTGATTGCTCAAGAGAAAGAGCAGTTACAGAGAATTTCCAACCTTACACCTGAACAGGCCAAAGAACTCCTTTTACAGCGCATAGAACAGGAAGTGAGAAAAGAAGCTTCACTTATGATTAAAAAGATTGAGGATGAAGCGCGTGAAGAAGCGGAGAAGAAAGCAAAAGAAATTATCACTATGGCTATCCAACGTTGCGCTGCGGAACATACCGTGGAGACTACGATTTCTGTCGTGAGTCTTCCTTCCGACGAGATGAAGGGAAGGATTATTGGAAGGGAAGGAAGGAATATTCATGCTTTTGAAACTGCCACGGGAGTGGATGTAATTATTGACGACACTCCGGAAGCGGTTACCCTTTCCGGATTTGACCCCGTTAGGAGAGAGATAGCCCGTGTAACGTTGGAGAGACTTATTGAAGATGGACGAATTCATCCGGCAAGAATTGAGGAGGTAGTAGCGAAAGTTAGGAAGGAGATGGAGGAATCTATTCAAGAAGAAGGTAAAAATGTTGCCATGGATTTAGGAATTCATAACCTTCATCCCGAATTGGTTAAACTGCTGGGTAGGTTGAAGTATCGCTCCAGTTATGGGCAAAATGTTTTACAACATTCCAAAGAAGTAGCTTATCTAATGGGAGTAATGGCATCGCAACTCGGCCTTGATTTTCATCTTGCAAGGCGTATTGGGCTTCTGCACGACATTGGGAAAGCAGTAGACCATGAAGTGGAAGGAACTCATCCCCAAATTGGAATGGATTTGGCAAAGAAATACGGGGAACAGGATGTGGTAGTGCAGGCTATTGGTGCGCATCATGAAGATATAGAACAGAGGAGTATTTATGCCGTTCTTGCTCAGGCGGCGGATGCAGTGAGCAGTTCTCGGCCGGGAGCAAGAAGAGAAACTTTGGAGGCTTATATAAAGCGTTTAGATAAATTAGAAGCAATTGCCGATTCTTTCCCAGGAGTAGAGAAAGCTTTTGCTATTCAGGCGGGTAGAGAGATACGGGTGATGGTTTATCCAGACAAGATATCGGATTCGGAGACGATTGCTCTTGCACGGGAGATTAAAAAGAAGATAGAGGAAAGCTTAGATTATCCCGGGCAGATAAAAATAGTGATTATTCGTGAAACACGAGCAGTTGAATATGCAAAATAA
- a CDS encoding 5-formyltetrahydrofolate cyclo-ligase: MEKTGIRKIMLEKLRNQTKEERRRKSLIIKEKLFSLEEFKRSKNLMSYINLDYEVDTENIIKEALRMGKVVAVPVTVKKDKTILPSKILNFEEELVPANFGIREPKKEFVRIIPKESLELVLVPGIAFDKKGKRIGHGAGYYDRFLSTLPEHTVTIGLAFDFQIVDNLPLLPHDVPVSKVLSA, encoded by the coding sequence ATGGAAAAGACAGGAATACGCAAGATAATGTTAGAAAAGTTAAGAAATCAAACTAAAGAAGAAAGAAGGAGGAAAAGCCTGATTATAAAAGAAAAGCTCTTTAGTCTGGAAGAATTCAAAAGATCAAAAAATTTAATGTCGTATATTAACCTTGATTACGAAGTAGATACAGAAAACATAATCAAAGAAGCACTGAGGATGGGTAAAGTGGTGGCAGTGCCAGTTACTGTTAAGAAAGATAAGACAATTCTACCTTCAAAGATTCTAAATTTTGAAGAAGAATTAGTTCCTGCAAATTTTGGGATACGCGAGCCGAAGAAAGAATTTGTGCGTATAATCCCTAAGGAATCTCTGGAATTAGTTTTGGTTCCGGGGATAGCTTTTGATAAGAAGGGAAAAAGGATTGGTCACGGTGCCGGTTATTATGACCGTTTTTTAAGCACACTTCCCGAGCATACCGTAACCATCGGACTGGCATTCGATTTTCAGATTGTTGATAACCTTCCACTTCTGCCCCATGATGTTCCCGTCTCAAAGGTGCTCTCTGCATAG